Proteins from a single region of Styela clava chromosome 1, kaStyClav1.hap1.2, whole genome shotgun sequence:
- the LOC120344389 gene encoding DEP domain-containing protein 1A-like, whose translation MFQSTDVSQGPYRATKLWNEVVRLFRCGMPTKRHWHQFKVFHDTFTGAEAADWLHDCLKINNNFGAQVTREQTIRLLCKFLKNHVIEEVSGKWGTEEYTDNKQLYRFPIGVSPSKVIRQPLALLNTNQASPRQQNITNAKNKFIVQSRMKKNNHESPKTTSSVWQRAYMSSFQKLLNLKSIEEILPCGILHTEWLLHNVTKDELSTFTEHEMPYWVISAMQCLATWPNSESSGLPNYPGFERDIFSAVCGYFQALSEPLLTYNLYQLFITVFVHSEMLDEDDSENHSDKFHAKSSPQVENESEEEVEKLRRKLMQAQMRHANKAIRHHKSMRHGSMPAKYLNFNEVDVPAHFGSLPRWNWKLEDVATRETWNDRFASFRKLDELTEESSFQTKQENYASLPELRFSNTLPRPRSSHNNEAKVEKKISQHDKLTGFDYKTLDDEAIEAGFLPLDEEFKSRSVENLLLDMSIRMHDELENDLMKDNNYEATGHCNSNAGKNRSNPLSNTNEGYENLSFEKKDDFVDSPMYRTMKPIYEKNKKPQKQNTRFQSNFSTVKKCRSFNSRQIHSIDSNLSKEGVYMEISASQPSLNKASNMYLGGNLATLREPAKPSSQFQKIKEQKTIKRRSLKPSIEDLENDLMFSPFVPKPALPAQNNNGDQLDSKKQHPQSAIKERREVPPPCVTNAKKIDPHFIQQRLDRLPYVSQTMLPSKQHANSESQLHVGLTRSHSTLSYRPLREVSLDNHGNDRYAGRQSSINDRFSWNNKSMMSGAKSCNNFNEAFSQPQCDVPPSPLTTAFDSARTKANPITGASNRLVEALQFCLLLLPPCSRSKLRLLLRLITKMCNNPHLVDLHDLLSTRAFVLQELSPCIIRQRPVKQQSRFSMNKDIEQKIISVFLEHTSVLMDKPTSLEKTVKELTERTKLEAATNLTSSMKPIAQEKSMKRQTTFCKQVTVSEYEKQRRSNLESSLKQLLEDIVHSENMTTKEKRKKLKQFQKSYPEIYKGSYPNGDPLLDRRSSTRRKPMFSTAIKRLRSLRS comes from the exons ATGTTTCAGTCGACAGATGTATCACAAGGACCTTATCGAGCCACTAAACTG TGGAATGAAGTTGTTCGACTATTCCGATGTGGAATGCCCACCAAACGACACTGGCACCAGTTCAAAGTTTTCCATGATACTTTCACTGGTGCAGAAGCTGCTGATTGGCTGCATGattgtttgaaaataaacaacaattttgGGGCTCAG GTCACCAGAGAGCAAACTATAAGACTTCTctgtaaatttttaaaaaatcatgtCATTGAAGAGGTTTCTGGTAAATGGGGAACAGAAGAATATACAGATAATAAACAATTATACAG GTTTCCCATTGGAGTTTCGCCTTCTAAAGTGATTCGGCAACCATTGGCTCTTCTCAACACAAATCAAGCTTCACCAAGACAACAGAACATCACTAATGCAAAAAACAAGTTTATAGTACAATCTCGGATGAAGAAAAACAAT CATGAATCTCCAAAAACAACATCAAGCGTGTGGCAAAGGGCATATATGTCAAG CTTTCAAAAACTCCTCAATTTGAAATCAATAGAAGAAATACTACCATGTGGAATACTTCACACAGAATGGCTTCTACATAATGTTACAAAAGATGAATTATCAACTTTCACGGAACATGAAATGCCATATTGGGTTATCAGTGCTATGCAATGTCTTGCAACAT ggCCAAACAGTGAAAGCTCTGGACTTCCAAACTACCCTGGATTTGAACGAGATATTTTTTCAGCAGTTTGTGGATATTTTCAAGCTCTTTCTGAACCACTACTAACGTACAATCTCTACCAACTTTTCATTACGGTGTTTG TACATTCAGAAATGTTGGATGAAGATGACTCAGAGAATCATTCCGACAAATTTCATg CAAAATCTTCACCTCAAGTAGAAAATGAGAGTGAGGAAGAAGTTGAGAAATTGAGAAGAAAACTCATGCAAGCTCAGATGAGACATGCAAATAAAGCAATCAGACATCATAAAAGTATGAGACATGGAAGCATGCCTGCAAAATATCTCAACTTCAACGAAG TGGATGTTCCTGCCCACTTCGGAAGTTTGCCGAGATG GAACTGGAAGCTTGAAGACGTCGCTACAAGAGAAACGTGGAATGACAGATTCGCAAGTTTTAGAAAACTCGATGAATTGACAGAAGAAAGCAGTTTTCAAACAAAACAAGAAAACTATGCATCCCTACCAGAGTTACGATTTAGTAATACTCTTCCGAGACCAAGATCTTCTCATAATAATGAAGCGAAAGTAGAAAAGAAGATTTCTCAGCATGACAAATT gACTGGATTTGATTACAAAACATTGGATGATGAAGCAATAGAAGCTGGATTTTTACCATTGGATGAAGAATTTAAATCTCGATCCGTTGAAAATTTATTACTCGACATGAGTATAAG GATGCATGATGAACTGGAAAATGATTTGATGAAAGATAATAATTATGAAGCTACTGGTCATTGCAATTCGAATGCAGGCAAAAATAGAAGCAATCCACTGTCGAACACAAACGAAGGATACGAGAATTTAAGTTTCGAGAAAAAGGATGATTTCGTTGATTCTCCTATGTATCGGACAATGAAAccaatttatgaaaaaaacaaaaaacctcAAAAGCAAAATACGAGATTTCAATCTAATTTCTCGACAGTGAAAAAATGTCGAAGTTTTAATTCTCGACAAATTCATAGTATCGACAGTAATTTGTCAAAAGAAGGCGTTTACATGGAAATTTCAGCCAGTCAGCCTAGTTTAAATAAAGCTTCAAATATGTACCTTGGGGGAAACCTTGCTACGTTACGAGAACCAGCAAAACCGAGCTCGCAGTTTCAGAAAATAAAAGAACAGAAAACAATCAAGAGACGTTCTTTAAAACCATCGATAGAAGATTTGGAAAACGATTTGATGTTTTCTCCGTTTGTTCCTAAACCTGCTCTACCTGCTCAGAACAACAATGGTGATCAACTTGATAG CAAAAAACAACATCCTCAATCTGCAATTAAAGAACGTAGAGAAGTTCCACCACCCTGCGTCAcgaatgcaaaaaaaatcgatccACATTTTATTCAACAGAGATTAGATAGATTGCCTTATGTGTCACAAACTATGCTTCCAAGCAAACAACATGCAAATTCGGAATCTCAACTTCATGTTGGATTAACCAG GTCTCATAGTACATTAAGTTATCGCCCACTGCGTGAAGTTTCACTTGACAATCATGGCAACGATCGTTATGCTGGTCGACAATCATCAATCAATGATAGATTTTCATGGAATAATAAATCAATGATGTCAGGTGCAAAATCATGCAACAATTTTAATGAG gcATTCTCACAACCTCAATGTGATGTCCCTCCATCACCTCTTACCACAGCGTTTGATTCTGCTCGGACAAAAGCAAATCCAATTacag GAGCATCGAACAGACTGGTAGAAGCATTGCAGTTTTGTCTTCTCTTACTTCCTCCCTGTAGTCGTAGTAAGCTTCGACTTTTGTTACGACTGATCACCAAAATGTGTAACAATCCACATCTCGTTGATCTTCACGATCTTTTATCAACGAGAGCATTT GTTTTGCAAGAATTGTCTCCATGTATAATTCGTCAAAGACCAGTGAAACAACAATCGAGATTCTCAATGAACAAAGATATCGAACAGAAAATCATCAGTGTGTTTTTAGAACATACATCTGTGTTGATGGATAAACCAACTTCTCTTGAAAAAACTGTGAAAGAACTGACAGAAAGAACAAAATTAGAG GCCGCAACAAACCTCACTTCTAGCATGAAACCAATTGCTCAGGAAAAATCAATGAAGAGACAGACAACATTCTGCAAACAg GTTACTGTAAGTGAATATGAAAAGCAAAGAAGATCTAATTTGGAAAGTTCGTTAAAACAATTACTGGAAGACATTGTTCACAGTGAAAACATGACAACGAAAGAGAAAAGGAAGAAATTGAAGCAG TTCCAGAAATCATACCCTGAGATTTACAAAGGATCATATCCAAATGGGGATCCTCTTCTGGATAGAAGATCATCAACAAGAAGAAAGCCTATGTTCTCTACTGCCATCAAGAGGCTGAGAAGTTTACGATCCTAG